GGAAAGCCGGTTTCGCTGGTGCTGACCGACGTCGACAAGTTCAAGGGCATCAACGACACCTACGGCCATCCCGTCGGCGATGAGGTGCTGAGGCGCGTGGCCGCGACGCTGGCCGCGCACGCGCGCAAGGTCGATCTGGTGGCGCGCTATGGCGGCGAGGAGTTCGCCATCGTGCTCGAGGAGACCGGCAGCAGCGGCGCGCGCCTGCTCTGCGAGCGGGTGCGGCAGGCGATAGCGGACGAGGTGCTGGTGTCGGAGAAGGGCAACTTCGGGGTCACGATTTCGCTCGGCGTGGCGACCTATCCGGACGACGGCCTGCAGAAACAGCAGCTGATCGAGCGCGCCGACCAGGCGCTCTACCATGCCAAGCACGGCGGTCGTAATCGCACCGTCTGCCATGGGGACATGCGGCGTCCGGCGGCGCTGGGGCGCGCCAGCGCCGCGGAGCGCGGGGGTGTGACGGGGCCCGCGTCGGCGGAGGCGCTGCTGGCCAGCGGCGCCGCTCGCTGAGGGCGCCCCGAGCGCGGGGCCCCGCCGACAGGCGTGACAGTGTCGCTGAGCGTTGACATCGCGGGCCCGCCGACTTGCCGCCGACGGCTGGCGCTCGCTATGCTGCCGGCATGCGGCAGCAGATTGAGCACTTTCTCAGCAGCCTCGAGCACGAACGCCGCCTCTCGCCGCATACGGTGCGGGCCTATCGCAGCGACCTCGAGCAGTTCCTCGGCTTCGCGGAGGATCGCTTCGGCCGGCCGCTGACGCCGGCTGACTTCGACCTGCCTGCGCTGCGGGGCTTCGTCGCCGCGCTCTTTCCCACCTGCGACAGCGCGAGCGTCGCGCGCAAGCTGAGCTGCCTGCGCAGCCTGGGCGCCTATCTCGTGCGCCGGCGCTCGCGGGCGGACAATCCGGCCCGCTTGATCAGTCTGCCGAAGCGCCGTCAGGTGCTGCCCCGCGTGCTTGATGTCGACGAGACCTTTCGCCTGATCGACGCGGCGCGCGCCGATGGCGCGGCGGGCAGCCGTGACCATGCCCTCGTCGAGCTGCTCTATGGCAGCGGGGTGCGCGTGGCGGAGCTCTGCGCCGTCGACCTCTGCGATCTCGACCTCCCGCGCGACGAGCGGGCCCCCGGCGTGATGCGGGTGCGTCACGGCAAGGGCGACCGCGAGCGGCTGGTGCCCTTCGGCAGCGCCGCGCGGCGCGCGCTCGAGCTCTATCTGCAGCGGCGCGCCGAGCTCGGTCACGGCGCTCTGGGGGCGGCGTCGCCGGCGCTTTGGCTCAACAGCCGGGGCGGGCGGCTCGGTGTGCGCAGCGTCGCGCGGATCGTGGCGCGCGCGAGCCAGCAGGCGATGAACCGCACGCCGGCCAGCCCCCACACGCTCCGGCACTCCTGCGCCACCCATCTGCTCGACGCGGGGGCGGGCTTGCGGACGATCCAGGAGATCCTCGGGCATGCGAGCCTGCAGACCACGCAGCGCTATACGCATGTCAGTGTCGACCACCTGCTGGAGGTCTACGATCGCGCACACCCACGCGCGCGCCGGCCAGCGGGGCGAACGCAGGGAGCGACGACGAGGTTGCCCGCACTTGCAGCGGAGCCAGCGACGGCGCAGAGGAGGCGATGATGGGCAGGGTTGGGGGCATCCAGCGCGAGCGCGCGCGGCTAGAGGAGCGAGGTGGCCTGCGGATTCGCAGCACGACGGTGCTCGCGGTCAAGCACCAAGGGGCGGTGGTGCTCGCGGCCGACGGCCAGGTGACCCTCAACGGCACCGTGGTCAAGAACGGCGCGCGCAAGGTGCGGCGGCTGGGTGATGGTCGGGCACTCGCGGGGTTTGCCGGATCGGCAGCCGACGGCATCACGCTCCTCGAGCGCTTCGAGGCCAAGCTCGAGGCGTCGGATTACAACCTGCGACGTGCGGCGGTCGAGCTGGCGAAGGATTGGCGCACCGATAAGCTGTTGCGGCGCTTGGAGGCGCTGATGATCGTCGCCGATCGGGCCGACATCTTCCTGATCTCCGGCACCGGCGATGTGATCCAGCCTGACGACGGCGCGCTCGGTATCGGCTCCGGCGGCGCCTATGCGCTCGCCGCCGCGCGGGCGTTGATGCAGCACAGCACGCTCGGCGCGCGCGCCATCGCCGAGGCCGCGTTGGGCATCGCGGCCGGCATTTGTATCTACACCAACCACGAGCTGACCGTAGAGGAGCTGTCGTGAAGCCAGTCGAAGCGCCGCGCGTGGCCGAGCTGACGCCGCGCGCCATTGTCGCGCAACTTGATCGCTACATCATCGGCCAGCAGGAGGCGAAGCGCGCGGTGGCGATTGCGCTGCGCAACCGTTGGCGCCGCCAGCAGGTCCCCTTGCCGCTGCGCGACGAGATCTATCCGAAGAACATCATCATGATCGGGCCGACCGGCGTCGGTAAGACAGAGATCGCGCGCCGTCTGGCGCGCTTGGTCCAGGCGCCCTTCGTCAAGGTCGAGGCGACGAAGTTCACGGAGGTCGGCTACGTCGGTCGTGATGTCGAGTCGATCATTCGCGACCTGACGGAGATCGGCGTCAACATGGTCAAGGCCGAGGAGCGTGAGCGCGTGCGCGAGCGGGCACGGGAGCACGCCGAGCGCCGGCTCCTCGAGCTGCTGCTGCCGGATCCGCCAGCCCTTGCCCGTGGCGACGACCCGCCTGCCGCGGGCGCCCGCCCGGCCGACGCGTCCTCCGTCGCTCCCTCGCGCGAGCGCCTACGGGAGCTGCTGCGCGCGGGCAAGCTCGCTGAGCGCGAGGTCGAGATCGACGCGCAGGATCGCACGATGCCGGTGTTCGAGAACTTCAGCCAGGCCGGCATGGAGGAGATGGTCGTCAATATCTCGGACATGTTCGGCGGGGCCTTCCCGCGGCGGACCAAGCGCCGCCGCGTCAAGCTTCCGGAGGCGCTGCAGCTGCTGGAGGAGGAAGAGGCGAGCAAGCTGATCGACGGCGACCAGGTGGTCAAGGAGGCGATCGCGCGCGTCGAGAACGCCGGCTTGGTCTTCATCGATGAGATCGACAAGGTCACGGGGCGCCAGGGCGGTGGCGCGGGCGGCCCCGACGTCAGTCGCGAGGGCGTGCAACGCGACCTGCTTCCGGTGGTCGAGGGGTCGACGGTCAGCACCAAGTACGGTCCCGTGCGAACGGACCACATTCTCTTCATCGCCTCGGGCGCCTTCACCGTCGCCAAGCCCTCGGACCTGATTCCGGAGCTGCAGGGTCGTTTCCCGATACGCGTCGAGCTGAAGGCGCTGACCGAGGCCGACTTCGTGCGCATCCTCACCGAGCCGAAGAATGCGCTCTGCGCGCAATATGTCGCGCTGATGGCGGCCGAGCAGGTCGAGCTCGAGTTCCAGCCCGACGCGGTCGCCGAGGTGGCGCGAATCGCTGCCGAGGTCAATCGCGCGCTCGAGAACATCGGCGCGCGCAGGCTGCATACGGTGATCGAGAAGCTGCTCGACGAGCTGAGCTTCTCGGCGCCTGAGATCGGGCCGCAGCGGGTGCCGATCACCGGCGCCTACGTGCGCGAGCGGCTCGACCAGGTGCTGAGTCGGGAGGATCTCTCGCGCTTCATCCTCTAGCGCGAGCCGATCGCCGGGCCCTTGCTGGGCCCGCCCAGGATCGAGCGAAACGTGTACTGAGCGCGTAGCCCTGCGTTATAGTGCCGATCGTGTGTGGGGTGTGCAGGGATTCACGCCTTCGTAGGCAGGGTGGATGGACACGCAGGCCGATCCAATTGCCCGCAAAGACAGCCCGGTAGAGATCGCTCCGCGCCTCGACCTCTCGGCGGCGCGGCTGTCGGCGCAGGAGGGCTTCGTGCTCTCCCGGATCGCCGGCGAGACCACGATTCGTTTGCTCTGCGATGCGACCGGCCTCGGGGATGCGGCGACGGTCGCCGTGCTGCGCACGCTCTACGACAAGGGACTCGTCATCGTCGATGGCCAGCGGGCGAGGCCGGTTGCGCGGCCCCAACCCGCGGCGAAGGCGGCGGTGTCGCCCGAGGCAGTCAGCGCGGCGGTAGCGGTGAAGGAGCGCGTGGAGCTCGATCCGCGTGACCTGGCGGAGGTGGACGCTGAGGAGTCGCGCGGCATCGAGCTCAAGCGCGAGCTGCGGCTGCGCCTGAGGAGCGTGCGGCGGCGGCTCAAGGCGATGAGCTTCTTCGAGCTGCTCGGGTTAGCCCCCGAGGCTGACCTCAAGGCCCTCAGGCGGGCCTACTTCGAGCGCAGCAAGGAGTTCCATCCAGACCGCTACTACACCAAGAACCTCGGCCCCTACAAAGAGATGCTGGCCGAGATTTTCCGCCAGACCAAGGCTGCCTACGAGTACCTCCAGGATGACGACAAGCGCGCGGCCTACCGCGTGCTCGTGCTGGCTCAGCACGAAGAGGAGCAGCTCGAGCAGCAGGTGCGACGTCAGAGCGCCGAGGCGCTGGAGGCCGTGCCGACCGCGCCCGCAGCGGCGCAGTTCGGCGCGGCGCTTGGTGCCGAGGGCAGCGCCGAGCAGGCCGCCTCGCCGCGGGCAGAGCCGCTTCCGGTGGCCTCGCTCCCGCCGCGCGAGCGTCGCGCTACGGCAGGCCAGGCGCTCTTCCGGCGCCAGCTGCGCGAGCGACTCGGAACGGCGCCGATCCCCGTCGCGGCGCGATCGCCGACCGCGTCCTCTGGAGCGGGGGCCACCGGAGGCCCGGGGAGCGCTGCCGGTGAGCCCGTGCCTCCCGATAGCGCCGAGCGCGCGCTCCGTCGCGACCGCGATCAACTGCGGCAGCAGCGACATCGGCAGCAGCGCGTCGCCGGCACGCTGGGCGGTGCGAAGAATAAGGCGCAGGAGTACTTCGAGCAGGGGCTCAAGCAGCTCGAGGAGGGCAAGCTGCTCGCCGCGGCCGCAAGCCTCAAGTTGGCTGCGAGCTTCGACCCGGAGAACCTCGACTACCTTCGGCGCAGCGAGGCCGTGGGTCGGGAGGCGCGCGCGTCGACGGCCGACGGCTATTTCAAGCGCGCCTTGCTCGAGGAACAGGTCGGACGCACCGAGACGGCGGCGCTCTACTTCCAGCGAGCCGCCGACGCCTCCGGCGCGGCGCTCCACCTTCAGCGCGCGGCGGAGGGCTTCCTGTGGCTCGATGATTTGAAGAACGCAAGGGAATATGCTACCAAGGCGCTACAAGCTGAGCCAAATTCCGTTGATGCACGCATCGTGCTCGCGCGCGTGTTGCTGGCCGGTGGCCTCAAGCAGCACGCGCGTCGCGAGGTCGACCTCGCGCTGAAGATCGAGCCGGGCCACCCCGCGGCCAAGGAACTGTTGAAGCGTGTGAAGAAGGCCTGACCGCCGGGCGGGTCTCCAGCAGCGGCACGACAATGATCAACTCCAGTCAGTGAAACGGGAAGACGATGGAGAAGGTAATCGGTATCGATCTCGGCACGACGAACTCGTGCGTGGCCATCGTTGAGGATGGGGCGCCGACGGTGATCCCCAACCGGGGAGGCTATCGCACGACGCCCTCGATGGTGGCCTTGGCCGAGAACGGCAAGCGGCTCGTGGGGCACATTGCCAAGCGCCAGGCGATTACCAACGCCGAGAACACTGTCTACGCCGTGAAGCGTCTGATCGGACGCAAGTGGGCCGACGCCTCGGTGACCGCGGCGCGCGAGAGCGTGCCCTACAGCATCATCGAGGGGCCGCATAACGACGTCCGCATCGAGCTGCGCGAGAAGGTCTTCTCGGCGCCTGAGATCTCCGCCTACATCCTGCAAGAGATGAAGCTCGTCGCGCAGGAGTACCTCGGCGAGGACGTCCTCAAGGCTGTCGTTACCGTCCCAGCCTACTTCAACGATGGCCAGCGGCAGGCGACCAAGGACGCTGGACGGATCGCCGGGCTGGACGTCATCCGCATCATCAACGAACCGACCGCCGCAGCGCTGGCCTACGGCTTTGGCAAGAACCTGGAGCGCAAGGTCGCGATCTTCGACCTCGGCGGTGGGACCTTCGACATCTCGATCCTTGAGATCGGCAACGGCGTGTTCGAGGTGATCAGCACCGCCGGCGACACGCTGCTCGGCGGCGAAGACTTCGACCGGCGGATCATCGACTGGTTGGTCTTCGGCTTCGCCAAGGAGCATAAGATCGACCTGCGCAAGGACAAGATGGCGCTGCAGCGGCTGAAGGACGTCGCCGAGAAGGCGAAGTGCGAGCTGAGCGCCGTCAAAGAGACCGAGATCAACCTGCCCTTCATCATCAGCACCGCCAGCAACGAACCCCTGCATCTGCAGCGCACCTTGACCCGCGAGAAGCTCGATGAGCTGACCGTCGATCTCGTCGAGCGCACGATTCACATCTGCAAGAAGACGCTGCGAGAGGCCAATATCGATCGGTCGGAGCTGGAGGATGTGATTCTCGTCGGTGGCCAGACGCGCATGCCGAAGGTGCAGGAGATGGTCGCCGAGTTCTTCGGCCTCGATCCGTGCAAGGGCGTGCACCCCGACGAGGTGGTCGGGCTCGGCGCGGCGATCCAGGGCGCGGCGCTGCTCGAGGAGGACAGCGAGATGCTGCTGCTCGACGTGACGCCGCACTCGTTGGGCATCATGATCGTCGGCGGGCTCTTGCATAAGCTGATCGAGCAGAACACGACGGTGCCGACCAGCAAGAGCCATATCTTCACCACGATCAAGGACAACCAGACCTCGGTGAAGATCCTCGTGCTCCAGGGTGAGGCTGAGCGCGCCGAGGAGAACGAGCTGCTCGGCGAGTTCATCCTCACGGGGCTGCGACGTGCCCTCAAGGGCGAGGTCGAGATCGAGGTGACCTTCGAGATCAGCGCCGACGGCATCGTCGCTGTTCACGCGAAGGACCTCGAGACGGGGCAGCAGCAGAGCATCACCGTCACGGCGACGAGCGGCCTCACGGAGGACGAGATCCGACGCATGGTCGACGAGAACAAGGACTACTTGGTCGAGCTGCGTGATAACGAAGAGATCGAGCGCGAGAAGCAGGCGCTGCAGAAGGTCATCGACGAGGCGGAGCGACTCTTCCCCGACGTCGACGCGGTCATCGCGGGCAGCGATTTCGGCAAGGATGCCATGTCCAAGGCCCGCGTCGTGCTCGATCGCGCGAAGGGGGCGGTCGTGACGCGCGAGCGCAAGGCGATGAGCGAGGCGCGCGAGGCGCTTGATCGCACGCTCAACATGTTTCGGGGCGTCGTGTCGCGCAGCCGCGCCAGCTGAGGCTGTGGCCGGCTGAAGCTGGTCGGATAGCTCTTTGTTGCGTCTTTATTCGGAGGCCGTCGGCGCGATGCGTTGGCGTGGCAAAGCAGGCGAGCGCGGCGAGGGCGAGCCTCGCCGTCGTGCTTGGGGCCCACTGGTCTTGCCAGCGTGGCCCGCGCGCCACCTTCGCCGACTACTGCAGCCTGTCGGCGGCCAGAGCGTCACGAGGGACGCATGACTGACGGCCCGGCGAAGGCCGCGCGCCTCGTCGAAGAGGGGCTGCGGCTCTACAGCGCAGGTCGGATGGATCAAGCCTTGCGCTGCTGGCAGGAAGCCCTGCGCAGCGAGCCGCAGCATCAGCTGGCGCGCCAATACATCGATTATGTGGAGACGCACCGCCGGGCGCTCGACCAGGCCTTCGGCGGCGGCGGCGGCAGCGGCGCAAAGGGCAGCCCCGGCCCAGCGGCGCGGTCGCCGACCTCGGGCGCCGGCGCGCGTCGATCGGCGCCGGGCCTGCCACGGCTCCGCGTGCCGCCTGTGACCGTGGCTCCGCCCGAGCCGGAGCCCGCGTTTGGCGACGGACCAAACTACGAGCTGGCGACCGATGCCGCGACCCCGGCGACGATGGCGCCGCAGCGACGGACGGCGGAGCGCCTGCTGGTGGGGGCCAGCGATCCCGCTGCGCCGCTGGTGCTGGACTGGGGCGCCGATCTCCCGACCTGTGAGGTGCAACCGCACGACGAGGCGGCCCGTTTGGCGCGTGAATGGGTGGCGGAGGTCTCGGCTGGCGGGACGCCGGGCGGACGGGCGGTGGCGCCGGTGGCGCCGGTGGCGCCCGATGCGGCGAGCCCCGTCGAAGTCGCGCGGGCGCATGTCGCTGCGGGCGAGCTCGAGGCCGCCCTACCGATCTTGGAGGGTATCGCGGCGCAGGGCGCGGGCGACGCCGCCAGCGCTGAGCTGCTCGCGCGCTGTCGGCAGGAGCTGGTCCGCCAGTACGAGCGTGTGCTGGTGGACCTCCACGCCGTCCCCGCGTTGCAGGTGCCGCCGCAGCAGGTCCTGTGGCAGAAGCTCGACCATCGGGCCGGCTTCATCCTCTCGCGCGTCGATGGGGTGTTGAGCTACGAGGACATTCTCGATATCTCAGGCATGAGTCACTTCGAGGCCTGTCGTATCCTGGCGCAGCTCGTGGTTCAGGGCGTGATCGCGGCGTCGCGCTAGGTCGCCGACCGGCTGGCGCTAGGTTGGCGACTGGCTCGCCTGCGTTAACGCGCAGCCGCGGAGCCAATCGGCAGTCGCCAATAGGCAGTCGCCCGTGCGGGCACGCCCCTTCAGGCGGCGCCACCCGCGGTGCTGGCCCTCGTCTCGTCCGTCGCCGCCGCCGGCGCGGCGAGCTCGAGCTCGCGCAGCAGCACGCGGCGTAGCTCGGCGATGCTCTCCCGCAGGGTGACCGAGCAAGCCAGCGGTGGTCGTGGGAGCGAGAGCGCTCGTTGAGCCTGCGTGGCTGCGGCGAAGCGCTGGGCCTTGCTCAGCTTGTCCGCCTTGGTCAGGACCGTCAGCGTGCGGCGCTGCCGCAGGGCACACCACTCGAGCAGGTCGTGCTCCTCCTGCGCCGGCGCTCGACGAATATCGATCAGCAGCAGCACCAGGCTGAGCTGCGGACGCTCCTCGATGTAGGTCGAGATCAGGCCACCCCATTGCCCGCGCAGGCGTTGCGGTACACGTGCCCAGCCGTAGCCCGGCAGATCGACCAGATGAAAGCGGCGCTCGCGCAGCGCGAGCTGAACCGCGAAGTAGACGATCTGGCGCGTGCGGCCGGGCGTTCCTGAGCTGTGCGCCAGGCGATGTCGCCCGGTCAGCGCGTTGATCAGCGCGGACTTGCCGCAGTTGGAGCGGCCAGCGATGGCCACCTCTGGGAGCGCGCTATCGGGGAACTGGGCGGCCTTGCCGCAGGCGATGACGAAGTCAGCGGTCGTCGCGGGTGGTAGCGGATCAGTCATGTCGCGCGAACTCCGCGCCGGCGTCGCTGCGAGTCGCAGCGTCCACCGGTGGCGACGCGGACTGTCGCCGAGCTGCGCCACAAGGGCAAGGCTCTCGCGCTCGAGCGCCGCCGGCTGAGGCGCTGGCGGGTGACCGACCCCGACCGCGGATCGCAGCGTCCCGCGTCGCGACAGGAGCATTAGATCGACCGGCTGCTATGATGCGCGGCGTGGAAGACGGTGCCGCGCAGCGCGGATGGGCTCGGCCGTGGGTGATCGGCCTGACCGGTGGTATCGCCGCGGGCAAGAGCACCGTGGCGGCGATGCTGAGGGAGCTCGGCGCGGCTGTGGTCGACGCCGATGCGCTGGCGCACGACGTTGTGGCGCCGGGGACCGCGGTGTTCGCAGCGGTGGTCGGCGCCTTCGGGCGCGACGTCGTCGCCGCCTCGGGAGCGCTCGACCGCGCCGCGCTGGCGCAGCGTGTCTTCGGCGAGCCAGCTGCTCGGGGTCGGCTGGAGGCCATCGTGCACCCAGCCATCGCCCGGGCCGCCCGGGACGCGATCAGCGCGCTGGCGCGCCTGGGGGCGCGACGGGTGGTCTACGATGCCGCGTTGCTCGTAGAAACCGGACGCCACCGCGAGGTGGATCTGCTGATCGTGGTGGTGGCCGACGATCGGCGTCGCCTGCGGCGCTTGCGGCGCCGCGACGGCCTGGGCGCGGGCGCGGCAGCGGCGCGACTCGCGGCCCAGCTTCCGCAGCAGCAGAAACGAGCGCTGGCCGATTTCGTGATCGACAACTCCGGCGCGCGGCGCGCGACGCGGCGCCAGGTGCGAGCGCTGTGGACGGCGATCGAAGCGGCGACGGCGGCGCCGCCCTAAGGCAGTGGGCTCAGCTCGACGGTCAGCAGCAGCGCGTCGTCGCCGTCGGCGTAGTAGCCTCGCCTGTGCCCGACGATCGCGCCGCCCAGCGATTGATAGAGCGCGAGAGCGCCCTGCTTGCGCGCGCCAACCTCGAGCAGCAGACAGCGTCGCCCCGCCGCTCGGCCGCTCGCCAGCGCTCGTTCGAGCAGGGCGCGCGCGAGCCCCTCGCGCCGCCGCTCCGGGGCCACCGCAATCCGCTGCAGGTGCAGCTCATCGGCGACGTGCCAGAGCAGGCAATAGGCGAGGACCCCGGCGTGCCCTTGCGCGTCGTCGCCAGCGCCGAGGGCGACGAGGGTCTCGCTCAAGGGCCGCTCGAGCTCCGCGC
The Pseudomonadota bacterium DNA segment above includes these coding regions:
- a CDS encoding tyrosine recombinase XerC; protein product: MRQQIEHFLSSLEHERRLSPHTVRAYRSDLEQFLGFAEDRFGRPLTPADFDLPALRGFVAALFPTCDSASVARKLSCLRSLGAYLVRRRSRADNPARLISLPKRRQVLPRVLDVDETFRLIDAARADGAAGSRDHALVELLYGSGVRVAELCAVDLCDLDLPRDERAPGVMRVRHGKGDRERLVPFGSAARRALELYLQRRAELGHGALGAASPALWLNSRGGRLGVRSVARIVARASQQAMNRTPASPHTLRHSCATHLLDAGAGLRTIQEILGHASLQTTQRYTHVSVDHLLEVYDRAHPRARRPAGRTQGATTRLPALAAEPATAQRRR
- the hslV gene encoding ATP-dependent protease subunit HslV, which encodes MGRVGGIQRERARLEERGGLRIRSTTVLAVKHQGAVVLAADGQVTLNGTVVKNGARKVRRLGDGRALAGFAGSAADGITLLERFEAKLEASDYNLRRAAVELAKDWRTDKLLRRLEALMIVADRADIFLISGTGDVIQPDDGALGIGSGGAYALAAARALMQHSTLGARAIAEAALGIAAGICIYTNHELTVEELS
- the hslU gene encoding ATP-dependent protease ATPase subunit HslU, encoding MAELTPRAIVAQLDRYIIGQQEAKRAVAIALRNRWRRQQVPLPLRDEIYPKNIIMIGPTGVGKTEIARRLARLVQAPFVKVEATKFTEVGYVGRDVESIIRDLTEIGVNMVKAEERERVRERAREHAERRLLELLLPDPPALARGDDPPAAGARPADASSVAPSRERLRELLRAGKLAEREVEIDAQDRTMPVFENFSQAGMEEMVVNISDMFGGAFPRRTKRRRVKLPEALQLLEEEEASKLIDGDQVVKEAIARVENAGLVFIDEIDKVTGRQGGGAGGPDVSREGVQRDLLPVVEGSTVSTKYGPVRTDHILFIASGAFTVAKPSDLIPELQGRFPIRVELKALTEADFVRILTEPKNALCAQYVALMAAEQVELEFQPDAVAEVARIAAEVNRALENIGARRLHTVIEKLLDELSFSAPEIGPQRVPITGAYVRERLDQVLSREDLSRFIL
- a CDS encoding DnaJ domain-containing protein, which gives rise to MDTQADPIARKDSPVEIAPRLDLSAARLSAQEGFVLSRIAGETTIRLLCDATGLGDAATVAVLRTLYDKGLVIVDGQRARPVARPQPAAKAAVSPEAVSAAVAVKERVELDPRDLAEVDAEESRGIELKRELRLRLRSVRRRLKAMSFFELLGLAPEADLKALRRAYFERSKEFHPDRYYTKNLGPYKEMLAEIFRQTKAAYEYLQDDDKRAAYRVLVLAQHEEEQLEQQVRRQSAEALEAVPTAPAAAQFGAALGAEGSAEQAASPRAEPLPVASLPPRERRATAGQALFRRQLRERLGTAPIPVAARSPTASSGAGATGGPGSAAGEPVPPDSAERALRRDRDQLRQQRHRQQRVAGTLGGAKNKAQEYFEQGLKQLEEGKLLAAAASLKLAASFDPENLDYLRRSEAVGREARASTADGYFKRALLEEQVGRTETAALYFQRAADASGAALHLQRAAEGFLWLDDLKNAREYATKALQAEPNSVDARIVLARVLLAGGLKQHARREVDLALKIEPGHPAAKELLKRVKKA
- the dnaK gene encoding molecular chaperone DnaK; the encoded protein is MEKVIGIDLGTTNSCVAIVEDGAPTVIPNRGGYRTTPSMVALAENGKRLVGHIAKRQAITNAENTVYAVKRLIGRKWADASVTAARESVPYSIIEGPHNDVRIELREKVFSAPEISAYILQEMKLVAQEYLGEDVLKAVVTVPAYFNDGQRQATKDAGRIAGLDVIRIINEPTAAALAYGFGKNLERKVAIFDLGGGTFDISILEIGNGVFEVISTAGDTLLGGEDFDRRIIDWLVFGFAKEHKIDLRKDKMALQRLKDVAEKAKCELSAVKETEINLPFIISTASNEPLHLQRTLTREKLDELTVDLVERTIHICKKTLREANIDRSELEDVILVGGQTRMPKVQEMVAEFFGLDPCKGVHPDEVVGLGAAIQGAALLEEDSEMLLLDVTPHSLGIMIVGGLLHKLIEQNTTVPTSKSHIFTTIKDNQTSVKILVLQGEAERAEENELLGEFILTGLRRALKGEVEIEVTFEISADGIVAVHAKDLETGQQQSITVTATSGLTEDEIRRMVDENKDYLVELRDNEEIEREKQALQKVIDEAERLFPDVDAVIAGSDFGKDAMSKARVVLDRAKGAVVTRERKAMSEAREALDRTLNMFRGVVSRSRAS
- the ysxC gene encoding ribosome biogenesis GTP-binding protein YsxC, with the protein product MTDPLPPATTADFVIACGKAAQFPDSALPEVAIAGRSNCGKSALINALTGRHRLAHSSGTPGRTRQIVYFAVQLALRERRFHLVDLPGYGWARVPQRLRGQWGGLISTYIEERPQLSLVLLLIDIRRAPAQEEHDLLEWCALRQRRTLTVLTKADKLSKAQRFAAATQAQRALSLPRPPLACSVTLRESIAELRRVLLRELELAAPAAATDETRASTAGGAA
- a CDS encoding dephospho-CoA kinase; this encodes MRGVEDGAAQRGWARPWVIGLTGGIAAGKSTVAAMLRELGAAVVDADALAHDVVAPGTAVFAAVVGAFGRDVVAASGALDRAALAQRVFGEPAARGRLEAIVHPAIARAARDAISALARLGARRVVYDAALLVETGRHREVDLLIVVVADDRRRLRRLRRRDGLGAGAAAARLAAQLPQQQKRALADFVIDNSGARRATRRQVRALWTAIEAATAAPP
- a CDS encoding GNAT family N-acetyltransferase, translated to MSPTPPILVRRGRASDVVGIAAIDALCFDPAWDAESWRAELERPLSETLVALGAGDDAQGHAGVLAYCLLWHVADELHLQRIAVAPERRREGLARALLERALASGRAAGRRCLLLEVGARKQGALALYQSLGGAIVGHRRGYYADGDDALLLTVELSPLP